In the Candidatus Saccharimonas aalborgensis genome, one interval contains:
- the rplV gene encoding 50S ribosomal protein L22, translating into MAETQVYTVRAHIKGIDQTPRKMGLVAALVRGRSVADALVILDHTPKRAALAVRKAIASAAANATNNHGLDNKSLVISILSVTAGPRMRRFKPASRGRALPFQKRSSHILVEVSGTEKVRKKPAEKKTEATTKGEK; encoded by the coding sequence ATGGCTGAGACACAAGTATATACTGTACGTGCGCACATTAAGGGCATAGACCAGACGCCACGAAAGATGGGCTTGGTCGCCGCTCTTGTTCGCGGACGCTCTGTCGCCGATGCGTTGGTCATCCTTGACCACACACCAAAGCGTGCAGCGCTGGCGGTTCGCAAGGCCATCGCGAGTGCGGCAGCAAATGCCACAAACAACCACGGGCTTGACAACAAGAGCCTTGTCATTAGCATTTTAAGCGTTACCGCCGGTCCTCGTATGCGACGGTTCAAGCCTGCATCACGCGGACGCGCCTTGCCATTCCAAAAGCGCAGTAGCCACATCCTCGTCGAGGTAAGTGGTACCGAAAAAGTTCGTAAGAAACCAGCCGAGAAGAAAACTGAGGCTACTACAAAGGGGGAAAAATAA
- the rpsS gene encoding 30S ribosomal protein S19: MSRSLKKGPFVDTKLAKKVAALSLDDRTVIKTWARACTITPEMVGRTIAVHNGRVHVPVLITENMVGHKLGEFSPTRKFRKHGGKEKK, translated from the coding sequence ATGAGTCGATCACTCAAAAAAGGCCCATTCGTCGATACGAAGCTTGCCAAAAAGGTGGCGGCTCTGAGTCTCGACGATCGCACAGTTATAAAGACCTGGGCGCGCGCATGCACGATCACACCAGAAATGGTCGGTCGTACTATCGCGGTACACAATGGTCGCGTGCACGTTCCGGTGCTTATCACGGAAAACATGGTAGGACACAAACTCGGTGAGTTTAGCCCTACTCGCAAGTTCCGCAAGCACGGGGGCAAGGAGAAGAAATAA
- the rplB gene encoding 50S ribosomal protein L2 yields the protein MAIQSYNPTTPARRGMTSQDMSDITTRKPLKSLVKSTKQRAGRNNTGRITVRHRGGGVRRHYRLLNHRLANGLTLTVEEIEYDPNRSARIARVKDQHGLYHYILADTQMSKGKVLNTGAEAPIETSNRMPLGQIPVGSQIYAIELTVGKGAQLVRAAGTKAQLMAKEGDYAMVRMPSGEVRKFRLECEATIGIVGNVQHQNIKIGSAGRKRRKGIRPTVRGVVQNAVDHPHGGGDGGRHGTGKAPRTPWGQLTLGYRTRTRKSTDKMIVRSRHEAKRKR from the coding sequence ATGGCTATCCAAAGCTACAACCCAACTACTCCTGCACGTCGCGGTATGACAAGTCAGGATATGAGTGATATTACGACTCGCAAGCCGCTCAAAAGTCTTGTAAAGAGCACCAAGCAGCGAGCAGGCCGTAACAATACCGGACGTATCACTGTTCGCCATCGCGGTGGTGGTGTACGTCGTCACTATCGCTTGCTCAATCATCGTCTTGCAAATGGTTTGACACTGACTGTCGAGGAAATTGAATACGACCCAAACCGTAGTGCGCGTATCGCTCGCGTCAAAGATCAGCACGGATTGTATCACTACATCCTTGCAGATACACAGATGTCCAAAGGTAAGGTACTCAATACCGGTGCAGAAGCACCCATCGAGACAAGCAACCGTATGCCTCTCGGACAAATTCCTGTCGGTTCACAGATCTACGCAATCGAGCTTACTGTCGGCAAAGGTGCTCAGCTCGTTCGAGCTGCCGGCACTAAAGCTCAGCTGATGGCTAAAGAAGGTGACTACGCAATGGTACGTATGCCAAGCGGTGAAGTCCGCAAATTCCGCCTCGAATGTGAAGCAACCATCGGCATCGTCGGTAATGTTCAGCACCAAAACATCAAGATCGGGAGCGCCGGCCGCAAGCGCCGCAAAGGCATTCGTCCAACTGTTCGCGGTGTCGTCCAAAATGCCGTAGATCACCCTCACGGTGGTGGTGACGGTGGCCGCCACGGTACCGGTAAAGCACCTCGTACTCCATGGGGTCAGCTCACACTCGGTTACCGCACCCGCACTCGTAAATCAACCGACAAGATGATTGTCCGCAGTCGTCACGAAGCTAAGAGGAAGAGGTAA
- a CDS encoding 50S ribosomal protein L23, whose amino-acid sequence MKLTLVTPRATEKAYRLITVQNTYIFDVPLDANKQEIKDAVEAQFDKTKVASVTTLVQSGKSIRFNRGKRRYPGTTTRQDTKKAYVTLSEGKIKVFDTDEKKEEKK is encoded by the coding sequence ATGAAACTCACTCTTGTAACACCACGAGCAACCGAAAAAGCCTATCGGCTCATTACAGTACAAAACACCTATATCTTTGATGTACCGCTCGATGCAAACAAGCAGGAAATCAAGGATGCCGTCGAAGCACAGTTCGACAAGACAAAAGTAGCGAGCGTTACGACACTGGTTCAAAGTGGCAAATCTATCCGTTTCAACCGTGGCAAACGCCGCTATCCTGGCACGACGACTCGTCAAGACACCAAAAAAGCCTATGTGACTCTCAGCGAAGGCAAGATCAAGGTTTTTGATACAGACGAAAAGAAAGAGGAGAAGAAATAA
- the rplD gene encoding 50S ribosomal protein L4: MATAETKPAKATLPKSVFAVDVPNHELLKLAYTAFLANSRKASATTKTRGEVSGGGKKPWKQKGTGRARFGSTRNPIWRHGGIVFGPSGNENYKLKLSKTSKLVALRQALTLANQNKKITVTDIKTTGKTAEIAAFLTAQKFHEDAKVLLVVDDKTPELLRATNNMQQVLLVRANYLSVYYILNADQIVMTPAALKVVESWLAGGDN, from the coding sequence ATGGCTACTGCAGAAACAAAGCCAGCAAAAGCTACCTTGCCTAAGAGCGTCTTTGCAGTTGACGTGCCAAATCACGAGCTTCTAAAACTCGCGTATACGGCCTTTCTCGCAAATAGCCGCAAGGCAAGTGCGACCACTAAGACTCGCGGTGAAGTGAGTGGTGGTGGCAAAAAACCATGGAAACAAAAAGGTACGGGTCGTGCTCGCTTCGGAAGCACGCGTAACCCGATCTGGCGCCATGGTGGTATCGTCTTTGGCCCAAGTGGCAACGAAAATTACAAGCTGAAGCTGTCAAAAACCAGCAAGCTTGTTGCACTTCGCCAAGCACTGACATTGGCCAACCAAAACAAGAAAATTACTGTAACTGATATCAAGACAACTGGCAAAACCGCCGAGATCGCCGCATTTCTGACAGCGCAGAAGTTTCATGAGGATGCAAAAGTCTTGCTTGTCGTCGATGACAAGACTCCAGAATTGCTCCGTGCAACCAACAATATGCAGCAGGTGCTCCTCGTCCGCGCAAATTACCTGAGCGTCTACTACATTCTCAATGCTGATCAAATTGTTATGACGCCAGCCGCTCTCAAGGTCGTTGAGTCATGGCTCGCAGGAGGAGATAACTAA
- the rplC gene encoding 50S ribosomal protein L3, translating to MGAKRAMKALLGTKIGMTQIIGEDGAAIPVTLIQAGPVTVTQVKSVESDGYNAVQVAYGEGKNLSKAVAGHVKSAKVSPKEIREFRIDDLGEIKVGDSWDVTEFTLGDSVDATGISKGKGWAGTIKRHNFKRHRKTHGGKGNTRKVGSIGSMYPQKIFKGKRMAGHMGAEQVTVRNLTVAYVSAADNLIGVKGAVPGPKKGLIVINGGAK from the coding sequence ATGGGAGCAAAGAGGGCTATGAAAGCACTTCTCGGTACCAAAATTGGTATGACCCAAATCATCGGTGAGGACGGCGCGGCTATTCCAGTCACGTTGATTCAGGCCGGCCCAGTGACTGTGACTCAGGTCAAGTCCGTCGAAAGCGACGGCTACAACGCAGTTCAAGTGGCATATGGTGAGGGTAAGAACCTGAGCAAGGCCGTGGCTGGACATGTCAAATCAGCCAAAGTGTCCCCGAAGGAAATTCGGGAGTTTCGCATCGACGATCTCGGTGAGATCAAGGTCGGTGATAGTTGGGATGTCACGGAGTTTACGCTCGGTGATTCAGTTGACGCAACTGGTATCAGTAAGGGTAAAGGCTGGGCTGGAACCATCAAACGTCACAATTTCAAACGACACCGCAAAACTCACGGTGGTAAGGGTAACACCCGCAAAGTCGGTTCGATTGGCTCGATGTACCCACAAAAAATCTTTAAAGGCAAGCGCATGGCCGGCCATATGGGTGCCGAGCAGGTGACAGTACGCAACCTCACCGTTGCCTATGTCTCTGCCGCAGACAACCTCATTGGTGTCAAAGGTGCTGTGCCAGGCCCCAAAAAGGGCTTAATTGTCATTAACGGAGGTGCTAAGTAA